A window of Phyllobacterium sp. T1293 contains these coding sequences:
- a CDS encoding DUF3857 domain-containing transglutaminase family protein, whose translation MVKSIPILALAISVLSASALAADSTPAVKEEVISAFETIAVQADGRFVSEWETKRRLLDASGRDKLATKTFRFNDQLSTLDVIEAETIKADGRRIQVQPDQIRLQEDPAATGMPVFSTSKQKSIIFPDIEVGDTIHYRVRKTQTESDFPGNFTYSDSFNPDERILAYKLVLKAPQSLNLRSEVSAMKEVRETDANGDKLWSWTFAQPDVRSFDDGKTDVFMNSPHVTVTTFANWEAIAHAYQARANDKVAVTPDIQTLADNLTRGVSDQREQTRILYNWVRTNVRYVALYLAQGGYVPHAAGDILRNRYGDCKDHVVLLEALLKAKGIDSHGVLIASGKLYKLTPEAIPDYFDHIISYVPALDLYLDSTAQYLPFGGQAYWLAGKSVLHVDASTGTRTTPAMTATDNKMSTSLTVSIGLDGSINGKLNELSHGGIAFDRRSVVAGVDPLRRSDVIKQLLARNGLNGKGEFTAGDPSSDDIGYPVDIGFSVEQTGLDLANPEALPIEMPMALGYSIADMTSFANDATEPHYGTGCAASDLTETYDITLPKEVAVQFLPKDLSVNDGPIQYRSTYKKDGQNIRVNRHYIMSIDKGYCSPDEVGHMKKAAIIIRQDLQRKVMLAPLSN comes from the coding sequence ATGGTAAAATCAATACCGATTCTGGCGCTGGCCATATCCGTGCTTTCCGCATCGGCTTTGGCAGCGGACAGCACTCCCGCAGTCAAGGAAGAAGTCATATCCGCCTTCGAAACGATCGCGGTGCAAGCGGATGGCCGTTTCGTCAGTGAATGGGAAACAAAACGCCGCCTGCTTGATGCAAGCGGACGGGACAAGCTGGCGACAAAGACGTTTCGTTTTAACGACCAGCTCTCAACTCTCGATGTCATAGAGGCTGAGACGATCAAGGCCGATGGACGGCGCATACAGGTCCAGCCGGATCAGATTCGATTGCAGGAAGATCCGGCCGCCACGGGCATGCCAGTCTTCAGCACAAGCAAGCAGAAATCCATTATTTTCCCCGACATCGAAGTTGGCGACACCATTCATTATCGCGTTCGCAAAACACAGACAGAATCGGACTTTCCCGGAAACTTCACCTATTCCGACTCTTTCAATCCCGATGAACGCATACTGGCTTACAAACTCGTGCTCAAAGCACCGCAATCCCTGAATTTACGCAGTGAAGTGAGTGCGATGAAAGAGGTGCGCGAGACCGATGCCAATGGCGACAAGCTGTGGAGCTGGACTTTTGCGCAGCCTGATGTTCGGTCGTTTGATGATGGTAAGACGGATGTTTTTATGAACAGTCCGCATGTAACTGTCACGACATTTGCAAATTGGGAGGCGATTGCCCACGCTTATCAGGCCCGGGCCAATGACAAGGTTGCGGTAACGCCGGATATTCAAACGCTGGCAGACAATTTGACGAGGGGAGTTTCAGACCAACGGGAGCAAACCCGCATACTCTACAATTGGGTGCGGACCAATGTCCGGTACGTCGCATTATATCTGGCTCAGGGCGGGTATGTTCCTCATGCCGCTGGCGATATTCTGCGAAACAGATACGGAGATTGCAAGGATCATGTTGTTCTGCTGGAGGCCCTTCTAAAGGCCAAGGGCATTGATAGTCATGGTGTTTTGATCGCGTCGGGAAAGCTGTACAAACTGACGCCGGAAGCGATCCCTGATTATTTCGACCACATTATCAGTTACGTACCGGCGCTTGATCTCTATCTCGATTCAACGGCGCAATATCTGCCATTTGGTGGGCAGGCCTATTGGCTGGCCGGCAAATCTGTCCTGCATGTCGACGCATCGACCGGAACCCGGACAACCCCGGCAATGACGGCGACGGATAATAAAATGTCGACATCTTTGACCGTATCCATTGGATTGGATGGCTCGATCAATGGCAAGCTGAACGAACTATCTCATGGCGGCATTGCATTTGACCGTCGTTCCGTTGTTGCGGGTGTGGACCCCCTCCGGCGTTCCGACGTGATAAAGCAATTGCTGGCGCGCAATGGTTTGAACGGAAAGGGTGAATTTACGGCTGGTGATCCTTCCAGCGATGATATCGGCTATCCAGTCGATATCGGTTTCTCCGTAGAACAGACAGGCCTTGATCTTGCCAATCCCGAAGCTTTGCCGATCGAGATGCCAATGGCGCTCGGATATTCGATTGCTGACATGACGAGTTTCGCCAACGATGCCACAGAACCGCATTATGGCACTGGCTGTGCTGCAAGCGATCTTACGGAGACCTATGACATCACGCTTCCCAAAGAGGTCGCTGTCCAGTTTCTTCCGAAAGACCTGTCCGTTAACGATGGCCCTATTCAATATCGCTCGACATACAAGAAAGACGGTCAGAATATCAGGGTCAACCGCCACTACATTATGTCTATCGATAAGGGCTATTGCAGTCCCGACGAAGTCGGGCACATGAAAAAGGCGGCGATCATCATACGTCAGGATTTGCAGCGAAAGGTGATGCTTGCTCCTTTGAGCAATTGA
- a CDS encoding SOS response-associated peptidase, whose product MCGRFALLGTPEEIEALMGTMDVEAFPARYNIAPTQPVLMIVSGETPPPGSNRPDRRALLVRWGFIPGWVKDTANYPLMINARSETAIDKASFRAAMRHRRALIPASGFFEWRRDGNKKSQAFWIRPKHGGVIAFAGLYEPWANAEGSEMDTGAILTTSANETLRPIHDRMPVVIEPKDFSRWLDCKTQEPRHVADLMKPAQADFFEAIPVSDRVNKVANMGPDILERAVEGMAEIKKPARQKPPESDDQMKLF is encoded by the coding sequence ATGTGTGGACGTTTTGCCCTCCTCGGAACCCCGGAAGAGATTGAAGCCCTGATGGGCACGATGGATGTGGAGGCATTTCCCGCCCGCTATAACATTGCGCCGACACAGCCGGTGCTGATGATTGTTTCCGGCGAAACGCCACCGCCCGGCAGCAACAGGCCGGATCGGCGCGCGCTGCTGGTGCGCTGGGGGTTCATTCCGGGCTGGGTCAAGGATACTGCCAACTATCCGCTGATGATCAATGCCCGTTCGGAAACAGCGATCGATAAGGCGTCGTTTCGCGCCGCCATGCGCCATCGCCGCGCGCTGATCCCAGCCTCGGGGTTCTTTGAGTGGCGCCGCGATGGCAACAAGAAATCGCAGGCCTTCTGGATCAGGCCCAAACATGGCGGTGTCATCGCCTTCGCCGGACTTTACGAGCCATGGGCCAATGCGGAAGGTTCGGAAATGGATACGGGCGCAATCCTGACCACCAGCGCCAATGAAACCCTGCGCCCCATCCATGACCGTATGCCTGTTGTCATCGAGCCCAAGGATTTCAGCCGCTGGCTCGATTGCAAGACGCAGGAACCGCGCCACGTTGCCGATCTTATGAAACCTGCGCAGGCGGATTTCTTTGAAGCCATCCCTGTTTCCGATAGAGTGAACAAGGTTGCCAATATGGGGCCGGATATTCTGGAGCGGGCTGTCGAGGGGATGGCGGAGATCAAAAAACCGGCGCGGCAGAAGCCGCCAGAGTCTGATGATCAGATGAAGCTCTTCTGA
- a CDS encoding DsbA family protein, translated as MLNRRDALLGAVVALTGSGSAISAMAAGEAIPEPVGSVDVAKLMQAGPLEDMVMGKTDAPVTIIEYASMGCSHCADFTAHTLPAIKAKYINTGKAKLIFRELPLEARSTGIFMLARCVTKERYYPFIETLFGHQEQWLQIADIKSYLLQTSKLAGLTQDQFNACLANQDLLNKVNAGRERALKEFGITGTPTFFINGKKYVGALSLAQMSAIIENELASPR; from the coding sequence ATGCTGAATCGCCGGGATGCTTTGCTTGGGGCTGTTGTGGCGCTAACCGGGAGTGGATCGGCCATATCCGCTATGGCCGCTGGCGAGGCGATACCTGAACCAGTAGGCAGCGTCGACGTGGCCAAGCTCATGCAAGCGGGCCCACTCGAAGATATGGTCATGGGCAAGACCGATGCTCCCGTGACCATCATCGAATATGCCTCGATGGGATGTTCCCATTGTGCCGATTTTACAGCGCACACTCTGCCCGCGATCAAGGCGAAATACATAAATACCGGCAAGGCAAAGTTGATCTTCCGGGAACTCCCGCTGGAGGCACGGTCAACCGGCATCTTCATGCTGGCGCGCTGCGTGACCAAGGAGCGTTATTATCCCTTTATCGAGACGCTATTTGGTCATCAGGAGCAATGGCTCCAGATCGCGGATATAAAGAGCTACCTGCTGCAGACATCAAAACTGGCGGGTCTTACACAGGATCAATTCAATGCCTGTCTGGCCAATCAGGACCTTTTGAACAAGGTGAATGCCGGGCGGGAGCGTGCTCTCAAAGAATTTGGCATCACAGGCACACCGACATTCTTCATCAACGGCAAAAAATATGTCGGCGCTCTCTCGCTTGCCCAGATGTCCGCAATTATTGAAAACGAGTTGGCGTCACCCCGGTAA
- a CDS encoding AraC family transcriptional regulator encodes MSYFITPDRAGSSQGPIIIAGKQEEDIPRFVGFHAHARGQLLGASTGLLTVGTERGQWVVPAIHAVWIPPHHEHSLRSHGPYFGWSVYVAEPECAALPTFPCTLRSSGLLREAVNRAASWKGDELNLVQGRIARVILDEIASLPHENLGLPLPRDARLLRIAQAFADNLLDERKAEEWAEWAGIPARTMTRKFVVETGFTFTEWRQRARLMRALELLAAGEAVTTIALDVGYNNISAFIAMFRRVFGVTPTRYFETSIL; translated from the coding sequence ATGAGCTATTTCATCACGCCTGATCGTGCCGGGTCTTCCCAAGGGCCAATCATCATCGCGGGTAAGCAGGAGGAGGATATTCCGCGCTTTGTTGGCTTTCATGCACATGCGCGCGGGCAGTTGCTCGGGGCCAGCACCGGCTTGCTGACAGTTGGAACGGAGCGGGGACAATGGGTCGTCCCCGCCATTCATGCGGTGTGGATACCGCCGCATCATGAGCACTCGCTGCGTTCGCACGGTCCTTATTTTGGCTGGAGTGTCTATGTGGCGGAGCCTGAATGTGCCGCGTTGCCCACATTTCCCTGCACATTGCGCAGTTCCGGGCTGCTGCGCGAGGCAGTCAATCGGGCGGCAAGCTGGAAGGGCGACGAACTCAACCTTGTGCAGGGGCGCATTGCCCGGGTCATTCTCGATGAGATTGCCAGCCTGCCGCACGAGAATCTCGGCCTGCCGCTGCCGAGGGATGCGAGGCTTCTGCGCATTGCGCAAGCCTTCGCCGACAATCTGCTTGATGAGCGAAAGGCGGAAGAATGGGCCGAATGGGCTGGTATCCCCGCCCGCACAATGACGCGAAAATTCGTTGTCGAGACGGGATTTACGTTTACGGAGTGGCGTCAGCGCGCGCGATTGATGCGGGCATTGGAATTGCTGGCCGCCGGAGAGGCGGTCACAACAATTGCACTGGATGTCGGGTACAACAATATAAGCGCGTTTATCGCGATGTTCCGCCGCGTGTTTGGCGTCACGCCCACGCGCTATTTTGAGACTAGCATTCTCTAG
- the cysS gene encoding cysteine--tRNA ligase, whose amino-acid sequence MPHRLSLYNTLTRTKEDFVPIDPKNVRMYVCGPTVYDYAHIGNARPVIVFDVLFRFLRHVYGEAHVTYVRNITDVDDKINARAARDYPDLPLNEAIRVVTDKTNAQFQADVKALGNLEPSDQPRATDYIKEMVAMIDRLVERGVAYVADGHVLFSPSAMNMRNGPRYGLLARRSSDDMLAGARVDVASYKRDEMDFVLWKPSKVDEPGWPSPAGIDGLGRPGWHIECSAMAMAKLLEPFGGGLYCDDPMKNIFDIHAGGIDLVFPHHENEIAQSCCALGTERMANIWMHNGFLQVEGQKMAKSAGNFFTINELLETKVFGDRKWPGEVLRLAMLMTNYREPIDFTVNRLEEAENILVKAREYVGDAPVGTIPDDAITILSDDLATPSLINWLASIRKSGSVSPEDYHAAFALLGVDVAGQTAANLSDAFKAELDAKISERLALLGAKSFAEADRIRDELLEKGIQLKDGKNPETGERMTSWEVKR is encoded by the coding sequence ATGCCGCACAGACTGAGCCTTTACAATACGCTCACCCGCACGAAGGAAGACTTCGTGCCGATCGATCCGAAAAACGTGCGCATGTATGTCTGCGGCCCGACCGTCTATGACTATGCCCATATTGGCAATGCCCGCCCGGTCATCGTGTTCGATGTGCTGTTCCGGTTTTTGCGCCATGTCTATGGCGAGGCGCACGTTACCTATGTGCGCAACATCACTGACGTTGACGACAAGATCAACGCGCGTGCCGCACGGGACTATCCTGATTTGCCTTTGAATGAGGCTATCCGGGTCGTCACCGACAAGACCAACGCGCAATTTCAGGCGGATGTGAAGGCGCTGGGCAATCTGGAGCCATCCGACCAGCCACGGGCGACCGATTACATCAAAGAGATGGTTGCGATGATTGACCGTCTGGTGGAGCGGGGCGTCGCCTATGTGGCCGATGGCCATGTGCTGTTTTCGCCATCAGCGATGAACATGCGCAACGGCCCGCGCTATGGCCTGCTCGCCCGTCGTTCATCCGATGACATGCTGGCCGGGGCTCGGGTTGACGTCGCATCCTACAAGCGCGACGAGATGGATTTCGTTTTATGGAAGCCATCCAAGGTTGATGAGCCGGGCTGGCCTTCGCCTGCGGGGATTGATGGGCTGGGACGTCCGGGCTGGCATATCGAGTGCTCCGCCATGGCCATGGCCAAGCTTCTGGAACCATTCGGCGGCGGGCTTTATTGCGATGATCCGATGAAGAACATCTTTGACATCCATGCGGGTGGCATTGATCTCGTCTTTCCGCACCATGAGAACGAGATCGCACAGTCATGCTGCGCTCTGGGTACCGAGCGCATGGCCAATATCTGGATGCATAATGGCTTTCTGCAGGTCGAAGGCCAGAAGATGGCCAAGAGCGCCGGTAATTTCTTCACGATCAATGAGCTTTTGGAAACCAAAGTCTTTGGCGACCGCAAATGGCCGGGTGAGGTGCTGCGCCTTGCCATGCTGATGACCAATTACCGCGAGCCGATTGATTTTACCGTCAACCGGCTGGAGGAAGCCGAGAACATTCTGGTCAAGGCACGCGAATATGTGGGCGATGCTCCTGTCGGGACGATTCCGGATGATGCGATCACCATTCTGTCGGATGATCTGGCGACACCAAGCCTGATCAACTGGCTGGCGTCCATCCGCAAATCCGGCTCGGTGAGCCCGGAAGATTATCACGCTGCTTTCGCACTGCTCGGTGTTGATGTGGCTGGGCAAACGGCTGCCAATCTGTCCGATGCTTTCAAGGCTGAACTTGATGCAAAGATAAGCGAGCGTCTGGCTCTACTCGGCGCAAAGAGCTTTGCCGAGGCTGACCGCATCCGCGATGAACTGTTGGAAAAGGGCATCCAGCTCAAGGACGGCAAAAATCCCGAAACCGGCGAGCGCATGACAAGCTGGGAGGTGAAAAGGTGA
- a CDS encoding LysE/ArgO family amino acid transporter, protein MFSAALSGFLLGASLIIAIGAQNAFILRQGLLQQHVFILSLICALSDALLITAGVAGLGTLIAQSPKLISFVTLGGAAFLFWYASVAFRRALKPEAMQAAKAGEGSLKTAIATVLALTFLNPHVYLDTVVLLGGLSARFEGVNRAAYGGGAAVASFVWFFGLGYGARLLQPVFAKPAAWRVLDVLIGLVMAGIALSLLVRFLHG, encoded by the coding sequence ATGTTTTCCGCCGCTCTGTCCGGTTTCCTTCTCGGTGCCTCATTGATTATCGCCATTGGCGCACAGAATGCCTTCATTCTGCGTCAGGGGCTTTTGCAGCAGCATGTTTTCATTCTCAGCCTGATCTGCGCCCTATCCGATGCGCTGCTGATCACCGCTGGCGTGGCCGGACTTGGCACACTTATCGCCCAGTCACCCAAGTTGATCTCGTTTGTCACGCTGGGTGGTGCCGCATTTCTGTTCTGGTATGCATCCGTGGCGTTTCGCCGTGCGCTCAAGCCCGAGGCCATGCAGGCGGCAAAGGCAGGTGAGGGGTCTTTGAAAACCGCAATAGCCACGGTTCTGGCGCTGACATTCCTCAATCCGCATGTTTATCTCGATACGGTGGTGCTGCTTGGCGGCCTGTCGGCGCGTTTCGAAGGTGTCAATCGCGCGGCTTACGGTGGTGGCGCTGCGGTTGCTTCGTTCGTCTGGTTCTTTGGTCTCGGTTATGGCGCGAGACTGTTGCAGCCGGTTTTTGCAAAGCCGGCCGCATGGCGCGTGCTTGACGTCCTTATCGGCCTTGTGATGGCCGGGATCGCCCTCAGCCTGTTAGTCCGTTTCCTGCACGGTTGA
- a CDS encoding NUDIX hydrolase produces MAQIPLSPTVDGVSAVCIRNEAFLLVERGREPSKGWLAFPGGRREEGEAPDAAAIRELFEETGIIATKVSYLDTVVFDYSTPEFPAPKAYHLAVFLAHDPVGEAVAADDAAAVHWLKFEEMAAFDVTPSVLDMADTLTRNFKS; encoded by the coding sequence ATGGCACAGATCCCCCTCTCCCCGACTGTTGATGGTGTTTCGGCGGTTTGCATCCGCAACGAAGCGTTCCTTCTGGTCGAACGCGGGCGTGAACCCTCCAAGGGCTGGCTGGCCTTTCCCGGCGGACGGCGCGAGGAGGGAGAAGCACCTGACGCAGCGGCCATTCGTGAACTGTTCGAAGAAACCGGCATAATCGCGACCAAGGTTTCCTATCTCGATACTGTCGTCTTTGATTATTCAACGCCCGAATTTCCTGCACCAAAAGCCTATCATCTGGCGGTCTTTCTGGCCCACGATCCCGTGGGTGAAGCGGTTGCAGCCGATGATGCCGCCGCGGTTCACTGGTTGAAATTCGAGGAAATGGCGGCTTTTGACGTTACGCCAAGCGTGCTTGACATGGCTGATACATTAACCCGAAACTTTAAAAGTTGA
- a CDS encoding carboxymuconolactone decarboxylase family protein — protein sequence MKARLNPYNYPVMKPMLAMEETVVKSGLEHSLIELVKMRASQINHCAFCIDMHSKDAIKNGETTQRLFLLDAWRESPLYSDRERAALGWTEALTLVAQTNAPDSDFEALKPHFTEEEIVKLTMLIVTINAWNRISVGFRSVHPVDKSRVPA from the coding sequence ATGAAAGCCCGATTGAACCCTTATAACTACCCCGTCATGAAGCCGATGCTTGCCATGGAAGAAACAGTTGTGAAGAGCGGGCTGGAACACAGCCTGATTGAACTCGTCAAGATGCGGGCTTCCCAGATCAACCATTGCGCCTTCTGCATCGACATGCATTCCAAGGATGCAATCAAGAATGGCGAGACCACCCAGCGCCTGTTCCTGCTTGATGCCTGGCGGGAATCGCCGCTTTATAGTGACCGCGAGCGCGCTGCTCTCGGCTGGACCGAGGCCCTGACGCTCGTCGCCCAGACCAACGCACCTGATAGTGACTTTGAGGCTCTCAAGCCGCATTTCACCGAGGAGGAGATAGTCAAGCTTACCATGCTGATCGTGACCATCAACGCATGGAACCGGATCTCTGTCGGGTTCCGCTCTGTCCATCCGGTAGACAAATCCCGTGTCCCAGCCTGA
- a CDS encoding GFA family protein, which translates to MSLDNKPVYTGGCQCGAIRFRIEGTLTDTSICHCRMCQKAFGNFYAPLVSVGTAHLQWTRGEPKRFRSSNHVQRGFCESCGTPLTYEAPDGVALAIGAFDHPEELAPIVQWGIEDKLPYVDDLHRLPGHRSDADLESAGFLKTMKSNQHPDYDTDEWPLGEAGK; encoded by the coding sequence ATGAGTCTTGATAACAAGCCCGTTTACACCGGGGGCTGTCAGTGTGGCGCCATTCGGTTTCGCATCGAAGGTACGCTGACGGATACCTCCATCTGCCATTGCCGGATGTGTCAAAAGGCATTTGGCAATTTCTATGCGCCGCTGGTTTCTGTCGGTACAGCACATCTGCAATGGACGCGCGGCGAGCCAAAGCGTTTCCGTTCGTCCAATCACGTCCAGCGTGGTTTCTGCGAAAGCTGCGGCACGCCTTTGACCTATGAGGCACCTGATGGCGTGGCGCTTGCCATTGGTGCTTTCGATCACCCGGAGGAGCTGGCGCCAATCGTGCAATGGGGCATTGAGGACAAGCTGCCCTATGTCGATGATTTGCATCGTCTGCCCGGCCATCGGTCTGATGCCGATCTGGAGTCAGCCGGGTTCCTGAAAACAATGAAGTCCAACCAGCATCCCGATTATGATACGGATGAATGGCCGCTGGGGGAGGCGGGCAAGTGA
- a CDS encoding sigma-70 family RNA polymerase sigma factor, with protein MSQPDATETFNRLRPRLIRIAYRMLGSVAEAEDIVQEGFIRWYQADRSQVRSEEAFLVRTISRLCLDHVKSARVRRETYVGSWLPEPIFDPSEEEADSDITLTLMMALERLSPLERAAFLLHDVFGQDFNQVSEAIGRDPATCRQLASRARTHVQTAKPRFPVSHEHGKDIASAFFNASRSGDTQALQALLADDVTLYTDGGGIRPSAINPVYTLDKVSRFFAGVSRREEYHQPPIVHRGLIDGLPGYVTREADGLLQTTALEIEDGKIKAIYIVRNPEKLGHIAFAN; from the coding sequence GTGTCCCAGCCTGACGCTACGGAAACGTTTAATCGTCTGCGCCCTCGGCTGATCCGCATTGCCTATCGCATGCTCGGGTCAGTCGCGGAGGCGGAGGATATTGTGCAGGAAGGTTTCATTCGCTGGTATCAGGCCGACCGGTCGCAGGTGCGCAGCGAGGAGGCTTTCCTTGTACGCACCATATCGCGGCTTTGTCTCGATCATGTGAAATCCGCGCGTGTCCGCAGGGAAACCTATGTGGGGAGCTGGCTGCCGGAACCCATTTTCGATCCAAGCGAAGAAGAGGCTGACAGCGATATCACACTCACCCTGATGATGGCACTGGAGCGCCTCTCGCCGCTGGAACGTGCCGCCTTTCTGCTGCACGATGTTTTCGGTCAGGATTTCAATCAGGTTTCGGAAGCCATTGGCCGCGATCCTGCGACGTGCCGCCAGCTTGCCAGCCGCGCCCGCACCCATGTGCAGACGGCAAAGCCACGCTTTCCAGTCTCGCACGAGCACGGCAAGGACATAGCCTCAGCCTTTTTCAACGCCTCGCGCAGCGGCGACACGCAGGCCCTGCAGGCACTACTTGCCGATGATGTGACGCTCTACACCGATGGCGGCGGCATTCGTCCCTCGGCCATCAACCCCGTTTACACGCTGGACAAGGTTTCACGCTTCTTCGCCGGTGTTTCCCGCCGCGAGGAATATCATCAACCGCCGATTGTGCATCGCGGTTTGATCGATGGTCTACCGGGCTATGTCACGCGTGAGGCCGACGGCCTGTTGCAGACCACGGCGCTCGAAATCGAGGATGGAAAGATCAAGGCAATCTACATTGTGCGCAATCCGGAAAAGCTTGGGCATATCGCATTTGCGAATTGA
- a CDS encoding endonuclease domain-containing protein, producing MPSHTPVSPKIRGNAKSMRKALTDAELKLWNAVRAHRLMGMAFKRQMPIAGYIVDFACPTRRLIVEVDGSQHGHDIDLKYDLNRTQRLEADGWTMLRFWNDDVLRDIDGVCQHIVSVALNGSQRHES from the coding sequence ATGCCATCACATACCCCCGTCTCTCCAAAAATTCGTGGCAATGCCAAGTCAATGCGCAAAGCATTGACCGATGCTGAATTGAAGCTTTGGAATGCGGTTCGCGCACATCGGCTGATGGGAATGGCCTTTAAAAGGCAAATGCCTATTGCCGGGTATATTGTCGACTTTGCCTGCCCTACACGTCGATTGATCGTGGAGGTAGATGGCTCGCAGCATGGTCATGACATTGATCTGAAATACGATCTCAACAGAACCCAACGTTTGGAAGCGGATGGCTGGACAATGCTGCGTTTCTGGAATGATGATGTTTTGCGGGATATTGACGGCGTGTGCCAGCATATCGTCAGCGTTGCGCTGAATGGGAGCCAGCGACATGAGTCTTGA
- a CDS encoding TIGR02301 family protein, which translates to MAIATAVPAYAVDPLYETKLIRLAEVLGSIHSLRNLCGEKSSQWRDRMDSLLAAENPDPTRKARLIASFNRGYRTFTETYTTCTSQAIAAIDRYQTEGERLSSEIISGYGN; encoded by the coding sequence TTGGCAATCGCCACCGCAGTGCCCGCCTATGCGGTTGACCCCTTGTATGAAACAAAACTGATCCGTCTGGCTGAGGTGCTGGGCTCGATTCACTCACTGCGCAACCTGTGCGGCGAAAAGAGCAGCCAATGGCGCGACCGGATGGATTCGCTGCTGGCGGCGGAGAATCCGGACCCTACCCGGAAGGCGCGGCTGATTGCCAGTTTCAACCGAGGCTACCGGACTTTTACCGAGACCTATACGACGTGTACGAGCCAGGCGATTGCGGCGATTGACCGCTACCAGACCGAGGGAGAAAGGCTTTCTTCGGAGATCATATCGGGCTATGGAAATTAA
- a CDS encoding DMT family transporter, with protein MSKNKFWNYAGLHFALLSWGAAGITSNLMTIPPAGIVIYRAFIATVALSIFNQIADAGRGTSIRDKIYMVLTGMMIGLHWWGFFTAIKVSTVSIALVCISSAPIFVAVLQPFIEKIPIKPSQIVLGVVSVIGIGSMFKFESQYQLGILIGLAAGAIDAVYSVMTSRTREGIANTYVTQMHMLGAFLVVFALYPMSGGSFHWLVLKANIDYFGVIFLGLVCSAVAMSLYVQSIKELSAFTATLSLNLEAVYGIALALMIFGEREYLSPGFYVGASLLVGSVVTDAVLRVRSQQPVVDAV; from the coding sequence ATGTCCAAGAACAAGTTTTGGAACTACGCTGGTCTGCATTTTGCGCTTCTGAGTTGGGGTGCCGCGGGCATCACGTCCAACCTCATGACGATCCCGCCTGCCGGGATCGTCATCTACCGGGCGTTCATAGCAACTGTTGCGCTAAGCATTTTCAACCAGATAGCAGATGCGGGGCGGGGGACCTCGATCCGTGACAAAATTTACATGGTGTTGACGGGCATGATGATTGGTCTGCACTGGTGGGGTTTTTTCACGGCGATTAAAGTCTCAACCGTGTCGATTGCGCTTGTTTGTATTTCGTCAGCGCCGATCTTTGTGGCGGTCTTGCAGCCGTTCATTGAAAAAATTCCGATTAAGCCATCGCAAATCGTGCTCGGCGTGGTGTCGGTTATCGGTATAGGTTCGATGTTCAAGTTCGAAAGCCAGTACCAGCTTGGCATCTTGATCGGTTTGGCTGCGGGCGCAATCGACGCCGTCTATTCGGTCATGACGTCGCGGACACGGGAAGGCATCGCGAACACCTATGTTACGCAAATGCATATGCTCGGAGCGTTCTTGGTCGTTTTCGCCCTCTACCCTATGTCGGGTGGCTCGTTTCATTGGCTGGTTCTTAAGGCGAACATCGATTATTTCGGTGTCATCTTTCTTGGCCTGGTCTGCTCAGCGGTTGCGATGTCTTTGTATGTCCAAAGCATTAAAGAACTGTCCGCCTTCACCGCTACCCTTTCGCTCAACCTCGAGGCCGTCTACGGGATTGCGCTGGCTCTGATGATCTTTGGTGAGCGCGAGTATCTCTCTCCGGGATTTTATGTTGGCGCTTCATTGCTCGTGGGGAGTGTTGTGACGGACGCTGTTTTGCGCGTCAGGTCGCAGCAACCGGTTGTTGATGCCGTATGA